From Chryseobacterium camelliae:
AAGAATTTCAAAGAGTAGATTTCCAGAAAGAATATTTTGAACAAGAGCATAAATTAGATCAGTTTGTTTTACAATGTGATGTTATTGTACATTTAGCAGCAATAAACCGTCACGGAAATGAGCAATTCATATATGAAACCAACATAGGTCTGGCTCAGAAATTAGTTGATTCTTTAAGCAGAACAGGCTCAAAAGCTCATGTGATGATTTCTTCTTCTACTCAGGAAGAAAAAGATAATCTTTACGGAAAATCAAAAAAAGAGGGCAGACAGATTTTGGCAAATTGGGCAGATGAAAATGGTGCAAAAATGACGGGGCTAATTATACCTAATGTTTTCGGAGCATTTGGGAAGCCTTTTTACAACTCATTTATTGCAACTTTCAGTTATCAGCTAACGCATGGAGAAACACCAACGATTGCAAATGATGGTGAGGTTAAATTAATATATGTGCAGGAGCTGGTAGAAATCATCATCAGCGAAATAAGAGGAGGGATTGGCCAAGTTGAATATTTTGTTGAACCTACTGCCATTAAAAAAGTGTCTGAGGTTTTAGCATTCCTGAATGATTATAAGACTAAATATTTCGATGGCGGAGAAATTCCGGTAATCAATAATATCTTTGAGCATAATTTGTTCAATACTTACCGCTCTTATATTGACTATAAAAACCATTTTCCGGTAAAGTTTACACAACATACAGACCCTCGTGGAGCTTTTGTTGAAGTGATTCGTTTAGGGATTGGTGGACAATGCTCATTTTCTACAACCGTACCCGGAATCACCAGGGGTAATCATTATCATACTAGAAAAATTGAGCGTTTTGCTGTAATCAAAGGAAAAGCTTTAATTCAATTGAGAAAAATTGATTCAGATGAAATTCTTGATTTTTATCTTGATGGAAGTGAGCCGGCTTATGTTGACATGCCCATCTGGTATACTCATAGTATTCAAAATATAGGTGAAGAAGAATTATATACTATTTTTTGGATTAATGAAGCTTTTAATCCTGAAAATGCAGATACATATTTTGTAGAGGTTAAAAAATAATTTAAAACTGCTGAAAGCTATCTATGAGCTAGAGCCAACAACAATAAGTAATACAATGAAAAAACTTAAAGTAATGACGGTCGTAGGAACAAGGCCGGAAATTATTAGATTGTCAAGAGTATTGGACGCCTTGGATACATCCGAAGCAATAGAACATACTATCGTTCATACTGGCCAGAATTACGACTATGAACTGAATCAGATCTTTTTTGACGATTTAGGACTTCGTAAACCGGACTATTTTTTAGAAGCCGCAGGAAAGACTGCTACAGAAACAGTAGGAAATATTTTAATTAAGATTGATCCTCTACTTGAAGAACTTAAACCTGATGCATTTTTGGTTTTAGGTGATACCAATTCTTGTTTATGTGCCATCCCGGCAAAGAAAAGGCATATCCCAATTTTCCATATGGAAGCTGGAAACAGATGCTTCGATCAGAGGGTTCCTGAAGAAACCAACCGTAAAATTGTCGATCATACCTCGGATATTAATTTGACATATTCAGACATTGCAAGAGAATATCTGTTAAGAGAAGGTTTGCCTGCAGACAGAATTATTAAAACCGGTTCACCGATGTTTGAGGTTCTAACTCATTATTTACCTCAGATTAACGCATCAAAAGTTCTCGAAAAATTAAATTTACAACAAGATAAATTTTTTGTAGTGTCATCACACAGAGAAGAGAATATCAATTATGAAAAAAATTTCAGAGGTTTAATGGATTCTTTAAATGCCATCGCAGAAAAGTATAAATATCCTATTATTGTTTCTACGCATCCCCGGACAAAAAATATGATTGATAAAATGAAGATCGATATGCGTCCTGAAATCCAGTTCTTAAAGCCTTTGGGCTTCCATGATTATAATGCTTTGCAGAAAAATGCATATGCTGTACTTTCAGATTCTGGAACGATTTCTGAAGAGTCTTCCATATTAAATTTTAGAGCTTTAAATATACGGCAGGCTCATGAAAGGCCAGAAGCGATGGAAGAGGCGAGTGTAATGATGGTAGGTCTATCACCAGAGCGTATTTTACAAGGGTTGACTCAAGTTTTACAGCAAAAAGTTGGTGAAGAAAGAAATTTTAGAAAAGTTTCTGATTATTCGATGCCAAACGTTTCGGATAAATTAGTTCGAATTATTATTTCTTATACAGATTATATTAAAAGGACGGTTTGGTCTGAGGAAATTTAGATGTGAATATTTTAATAATTACCCAATATTTTTATCCCGAAAATTTTAAAAGCAACGATTTAGCTTTTGAACTAAAGAATCGTGGACATAATGTAACTGTTTTAACAGGAATACCAAATTATCCTGAAGGCAAAATATTTGATGGATATGGCTTTTTTAAAAATAAAAAGCAAGTCATAAATGGTGTAAGAGTAATAAGGTCATTACTGTTACCAAGAGGAAAAGGTGGTGGCTTACGCTTATTTACAAATTATTACAGCTTCGCTTTTTTTGCATCCATAAAAGCTTTTTTCCTTGGAATAAATAATCGGTTTGATGCCATTATTGTACATGAACCTTCACCTATAACACAATATTATCCAGCTTTACTCATGAACAAACTGTGGAAAATACCTGTTTATTTTTGGGTAATGGATTTGTGGCCGGAAAGTTTATCTATTGCTGGAGGTATTAAAAATAAATTTATTCTAAATTATTATTCCAAGGTTATTAAAAACTTTTACAAAAATGCTGAAAAATTATTAGTAACCTCTAAAGGTTTTAGAAGTGCAATCAATGAAAAAGGAGATTTTGATGATAAGATAGTATATTTTCCAAATTGGGCTGAAGATTCTATTTCAGATGGTAATAAAGATTTTCCCATTCCAAAAATGCCTGACGGATTTAAAGTTATGTTTGCCGGAAACATTGGCGAAGCTCAGGATCTGGAAAATATTATGAAAGCGGCAGTTCAATTGAAGGCCAATAAAAACATTAAATTTATTTTGGTTGGAGACGGAAGAAAAATGCCATTTGTTAAAAATTTTATTGAAGAACATAAACTTACCGATACGGTTTCAGTTATGGGAAGATTTCCTGTTGAAGCAATGTCTAGTTTTTTTGATAAAGCAGATATAATGCTTGTTACTTTAAAGGATGATCCCATATTTAATTTAACTGTTCCAGCCAAATTACAGGCATATATGAGTGCTTCAAAACCTGTGATTGCGATGCTGAATGGAGAAGGAGCACAGAATGTCATTGATGCTGAATGTGGTTTTGTAGTTGCGGCTGGAGATTATTCTTCATTAGCGAAAACAATATTAACTGCATCAGAATTATCATATGAACAATTACAAAAATTGGGGAGTAACAGCAGGAAGTATTATGAAATGAATTTTAAAATGTCTGCATGTATATCTAATTTAGAAAGTATAATTTCAAAAGAAAACTGATTACTCTATTTTATGAAAACAACTATTACAGGCTCTTCCGGCTTCATCGGCAAAAATCTTTCTGCCTTTCTCACCGATAAAGGGCACATGATTTATCCTTTGAGCCTGCGGGATCAAGACTGGAAGAAACATATAAATATGGATGGTGATGCAATAATCCATCTTGCCGGAAAAGCTCATGACACAGAAAATGCGTCTGATCCGGAAGAATATTTTAGAGTAAATACGGATCTTACCATAGAATTATTTAATGAGTTTTTAAGATCAGAAAGCAGAGACTTTTTCTATTTCTCATCTGTTAAGGCAGTAGCGGATAGTGTAGAGGGTATTTTGGATGAAAGCATAAGTCCGAGTCCGTTAACTCCTTACGGAAAATCAAAACTGAAAGCAGAACGATACATATTGGATGCTGATGTACCTGCCGGGAAAAGAGTTTTTATCATCCGTCCATGCATGGTACATGGGCCGGGCAATAAAGGTAACCTCAACTTATTGTATAAAATAGTTGAAAAAGGTCTTCCCTGGCCGCTGGCTGCATTCGAAAATCGCCGGTCATTTTTAAGTATTGATAATCTTATTTTTATAATTGCCGGGATGCTCGAACATAAGAATATTCCTTCCGGAGTTTATCATTTGGCTGACGATAAATCGCTGTCTACTAATGAATTAATTCAAACGGTGAATCTTGCTTTGGACAAAAAGCCAAAACTTTGGAGAATATCAAAAAAAGTAATTGAAAACATAGCACGTTTAGGCGATCGATTCAGGCTTCCGCTAAACTCTGAAAGATTGAAAAAGCTTACTGAATCCTACGTTGTTTCTAACCTAAAGATCAAATCAGCTTTGGGCATTGAAAAATTACCTTTGTCACCAGAAGAAGGACTTATCAAAACCATTAAAAGCTTTAGGAAAGAAAAGTAATATTTTATACTTGCAATAAATAATAAATTTATGATCCGGATTTTCGATTTTCTATTTTCTTTTTTGGGCTTATTGTTTCTGTGGCCAGTATTAGTGATATTGTATATTATTGGCCTGTTCGATACAGGATCACCGATTTTTGTACAGGAAAGAGTAGGGCGCTATAAGAAGCCATTTAAGCTGATTAAATTCAGGACTATGCATGTCAATACTCAATCAGTGGCTACCCATCTTTCTAGCAGTTCGTCCGTGACGAAATTCGGAAGTTTTTTAAGAAAATCCAAATTAGATGAATTGCCTCAGTTGATCAACGTTCTGAAAGGAGACATGAGCCTTGTGGGGCCACGGCCTAATCTTTTTAACCAGACAGAGCTGATCGCAGAAAGGGACAAAAGAGGGGTGTATAATTTCCTTCCGGGGATTACAGGTCTTGCTCAGGTCAATGAAATTGACATGTCCACTCCGGTTGAGCTGTCAGAGAAAGATGCTGAAATGTTGCAGAATCTCACAGTGTCAGATTATTTCAGATACATTTTTGCCACAGTATCAGGAAAAGGGTCAGGAGACCGGATAAAAAAATAAGTTATTTTGATTAATTTTTTAATTTTAAGCATAAAATTATTGAATGAAAAAAAAGATCTGGCTTTCCTCACCTCACCTTTCAGGACATGAAATGCAGTATATTCAGGAAGCGTTTGATGAGAACTGGATCACTTCAATAGGAAAAAATATTGATGAGTTTGAATATTCCCTTGCACAATACATGGAGATGGACAACCATATTGTTGCACTCAATTCTGCCACTTCTGCCATTCATATCGCTCTTATTTTATTGGGAACCAACTCTCAGGATGAAATAATAACCTCTTCATTTTCATTTGTGGCGTCTGCTAATCCTATTATTTACTGTGGTGCCACGCCAATTTTCATAGATTCAGAAGAGGATACCTGGAATATGTGTCCTATTGCTCTGGAGCAGGCAATAAAGGACAGGATATCAAAAGGTAAAAAGCCAAAGGCTATCATTGTCGTTCATCTTTATGGAATGCCTGCAAAGATGGACGAAATTCTGAAGATTGCTGAAGAATATGAAATTACTGTTATTGAGGATGCTGCCGAAGCATTAGGCTCATCATACAAAGGGAAGTCCTGCGGAACATTCGGGCGTTTCGGGATTTTATCGTTTAATGGCAATAAAATTATTACCACTTCAGGTGGCGGTGCGTTAGTTTGCCATACGCAGGAAGATAAGGATAAAGCAGTTTTTCTTTCCACCCAGGCAAGAGACCCTGCTCCCCATTATCAGCATTCCCATATTGGATATAACTACCGTATGAGCAATATCGTAGCGGGAATTGGTAGAGGGCAAATGGAAGTTTTGAAAGACAGGATTGAAGCAAGAAGAAAAATGCATGACTTTTACATCAGTCTTTTCAAGGATATTAAAGGGATAAAAGTTTTTTCTGAACCCACAGATGAATATTATTCCAATCATTGGTTATCAGCAATCATTATTGATCCTGAAATTGCAGGAAAAACAAGAGAAGAATTAAGGATGGCACTTTTAGAAGAAAATATAGAGTCCCGGCCCTTGTGGAAACCGATGCATTTACAGCCGGTATTTTCAACATCTCCCTATTATGAAACCGATGTTTCTGAAAAACTATTTGAGAACGGTCTATGCCTGCCTTCAGGATCCAATTTGACTGAATCGGATAAAAAAAGGATTACAGATGTAATCGTTGATTTTTTTTCTGACCATTGAATACATAATTGTAAAAATTTAAACTGAAGGACCAATTTTCAAATTGGTCCTTCAGTTTAAATTTGTAAGATTAAACATACCCTTATAGCGTTAATTTCCGGAAATATTTTTTATATATTTGCCTGCAATACAAGTATTGTGAAAAAATATCCCTTCTGGAAAATGCTAATGGATTATGGTATTGCAGGTTTTTCTGTAGTGATTTTTTCTCCTTTACTTTTGATTCTGTTTCTTGTTGCTTCTTATGATACGGGGTTTCCAGGTATTTTTATTCAAAAAAGGATAGGAAAAGATGCCGTTCCATTTACAATTTACAAATTCAGAACCATACATCCGCTTACTTCCCGAAAATCTAACATAGGATCGTGGTTAAGAAGATCTAAGCTCGATGAACTACCACAACTATTCAATATTCTTAAGGGAGAGATGTCATTGATAGGGCCCAGACCGGATATTTCCGGATATTATGATCAGTTACAGGGCGAAAATCGTTTGATTCTCCAGCTGAAGCCCGGTATTATTAGTGAAGCCGGAATGAAGTACCGAAATGAAGATGAATTGCTTCAGCAACAGCAAAATCCTCTACAATACAATGATGAAGTGCTTTTCCCGGATAAAGTTAGGATGAATCTGCAATATTATCATCAGCTCTCTTTTAAGAAAGATCTTTCTATAATTCTGAAAACAATTCACATATTACTATATAATACATAATTTGAAATTTATTTGCCATATAGCCGTTTATAATCAAAGGATTTTCATAATTTAATTTCAATTATTCTATAAAATAGCGGTAGATTAATACGGGTGTTATACAAAATATAAATATATTTGCAACGTTTAATTTAAGTTAGAATAGATAATTTTAATTACAAAAATATAGTCCACCAAATGGATCAAAAAGATACAAAAGAAGTCAGTTTTAAAGAACTTATAAATCCTTATCTAAAGAATTGGAAATATTTTGTCGGGACAGTTTTTTTATTGTTGATCATAGCATTATACATTATAAAGTCTACGCCCCCTATATATAAAATACAAACATCTGTACTTATTAAAGATGCAAAGAAAATGTCATCAGCATCTGGTGATTTTGGAATTCTTCAGACTTTAGGAGGTTTCAGTGGAATGGGAACTAACAGTATCGAAAATGAATTGGGTGTTTTTGATTCTAAAACAATTGTAGAAGATGTATTGAAACAGCATAATTTTCAAACTCCTATTTACACAAAACAAACATTCAATGATTTGGAACTATATGGTAAGACCAGCCCATACATTATCAATATCATTCAGGAGAAAAAAGATGTAGACCTGCCTAAAAAGCCTATTAATATCAAAATCAGAGGCAATGATGTCGTGCTTTCTTCCGTAGAATGGAAAAAAGATGTAGTTACAGCATTTAATAAAACGATTAGTCTACCGTTTGCTTTGATCATGATCAGTAAAAATCCGGATTTTCAAGCGCCATACAAAGCTAAAATGTCTGATATTTATTTTAATTACAATACTTTTGAAGACACTGTTGATGATTTTCAGAAATCATTAAATGTAGAGTTATTAGATAAAGATGGTACTATCATCAACCTTTCAGTAGACTTTGAAAATAAAGAAAAAGCAAAAGATTTTCTCAATGGATTGGTAAGGCAGTATAATGTATATGCTATTAATGATAAAAATATAGAATCGAAAAAGACGAAAGATTTTATTGATAAAAGAATCTTACTTATTTCTAATGAGTTAGGAGATGTTGAAACTCAAAAAGAAGGATTCAAATCAAATAATAATATCGTTGATCTTCCTACAGAAGCTAAGATCAATCTGCAACTTAAAGAACAGAGTAAAGCACAATTATTAGAAATAGGTACCCAAATAGAGTTGACCAAAATACTTCGAAGTTCATTAGACAGAAAAGGGACAGAAGATGTACTTCCGCTTAATATAGGTTTGGATAATGAGGCCGCAGGAAAAGCTATACAGGAATATAATACACTGGTTTTGCAAAGAAATAAATATCTGCAGGATGCTACCCCGGATAACCCAATAGTAAAATCGGCCAATCGGCAAATTCAGGAAATGAAAACTTCTTTGGCAGAATCCTTACAAAAAAATGCAGTTTCGTTAGAATTTGCTAAGAAAAAGGTAGAAAGTCAATTAGGCGGTTCTGAACAGATGATCGGAAAAATACCAAAACAGGAAAAATTATTTAGAAGTATTGAAAGGCAACAGCAGATTAAGGAAAGTCTCTATCTGCTACTTTTACAAAAAAGGGAAGAAGCTGCAATAAGCATGGAAATTACCGCTGAAAAAGCAAGAGTTATTGATAAGGCATTTGTATTTAAAAAGCCTGTTGCTCCGAAGAAAATAATCATTTTAGGCGTATTCTTTGCTTTGGGTATTTTTATTCCTTTCCTGTTCATTTATTTTAAAAAATTACTGCAAAGCACCATTATTAATAGGGGGGATCTTACGAAAGTTACTACATTGCCAGTGATTGCTGAAATTCCTAAGCTTAAAAATAAACATCATACGCTTGTAAGTTTTAATGATATCTCTCCTATGGCAGAGGCATTCCGGATTTTAGTAACTAATCTGAGATTTTTACTGCCCTTAGGAGAGGGGCCTCATATTATTTTGGTTACATCATCTGTAAAGGGGGAAGGAAAAACATTTGTATCCACTAATTTATCCACTGTACTGGCGTCTGCTCGCGATAAAGTACTAGTAGTGGGTGCTGATATAAGAAACCCTCAGTTACAGCGATATAATACTTCAATGAAAACGGCAAAAGGGCTTACAGAGTTTTTAAGTGGAGAAGATATTACTCTTAGTGAAGTAATTCATCCAAGCAGTTATAATGATAATTGTGATTTTATCTATTCAGGATCAATACCTCCAAACCCGACAGATCTTTTGCAAAACGGAAAGCTGGATGAATTATTAACACTTATTAAGGGACTGGGTAAGTATAAATATATAGTATTAGACACTGCTCCACTATTATTGGTAACCGACTCTTTCCTTATTTCTGATAAGAGCGATGTTGTGGTATTTGTTACAAGGTCTGAAGTGACAGAAAGAGGTTATATAGAATTTTTAAATAATTCTGTACAAGATAAAAAACTGAAGAATGTAGGCATCGTTTTAAATGATGTGTCGGAATCAAATTTCGGATACGGAAATAAGTACGGCTATGGGTATCAGGCTGAAGAAAAAAAATGGTGGCAGAAATTCTATAGATAGCTTATTTTGAAAAGGGTAGTAAGTATAAAATCCAACTATGCACTCAATGTTTTGAGGGTAGGTTCAGGTGCAGCTGTTGGTATTATTACTATGCCTTATCTCAATAGGGTTTTAGGAGCAGAACATATCGGTAAAGTAGAATATATTAATACCATTATCAACTATTTTTTATTGTTTACGGCTTTGGGAATTCCAATGTATGGTATAAGGGAAATTTCAAAAACAAGATATAAACCTGCAGAAAAAGCAAGGACTTTAGTAGAATTACTACTGATACTTGGAATTACTACCGTCATATCTTATTGCTTGTTATTTGGTATACTATATAATTTGAATTATTTTGCCAGTTATAGGACGATTATTTTAATTTTAAGTTCTATGATATTTTTAACCAATATTGGGGCAGAATGGTACTTTCAGGGGATGGAAGATCAACTTTACATTACACTGCGTTATGTTGGTGTACGGATATTGATGGTCATATTCATGTTTATGTATATAAAAACCCCACAAGATGATCATTTTTATGCTTTGTGTATTGTTATTACCAGCTGTGGGGCAAATATTCTTAATTTTATTATACTTTCCAAAGTCATTTACAAAGAAAAAGAGGATTTAAAACCCTTAAATATAAGAAAGCATATTAAACCTATATTGATGATGTTTATTGCAACTATTTCTGTAAGCATCTATATGTATATAGATTATTTTCTTATCGGAAGCATTGTAGGGGATAAATATGTGGGATATTATTCTGTGGCTAACAAATTAGTACGGTTTATCATAAGTTTTATCACTATCATTGGTGCGGTTATGCTTCCGAGATTGTCGTTATTATATAACGAGGATAAGGAAGTATACTTCAAATACCTGTACAAAAGTTTTACTTTTTTGCTTCTGGCTTCTTTACCATTTACAGTATATTTTTTAGTTTTTGCAAAGCCTATCATCAATTTAATTGCGGGAACGGGGTTTGACGCTTCTATACTCACCATGAGGATCATATCACCTCTCTGTATTATTGTGAGTATAGCATATTTTATGGGGTTTCTGATTTTATATCCTCAAAATAAGGAAAAAATTTATACTTACGCTACTGTAATATCTGCCATATTCAGCGTAGGAGCCAATTTTTTTGCTATAAAGTATTATCAGCACAACGGGGCAGCAGTAATCGGAGTTTTATCTGAGTTGATAGCCATAATTATTATGTTTGTGTTTTTAAGAAAAGAAAAGATGCTTCCTAAAGATATATTGTCAGTTAATACTTATAAAATTGTTCTTGCCTCTCTTACCATGCTATTAGCTTCAGTCTCTATAGTCTTTTTTTTCCCGGAAGGAATGGTGTTTTTTTTACTTTCTTCATTTATTTCTTGGGCAATATATTTGTTAATGCTAGTGCTTTTAAAAGAGAAAGAAACGGGTCGTATTCTTCATACATTAAAGTTTAAATTAATTTAAATAACGACTTTTGAGTTGAGGGAGATAAGAAAATGCCATTAATTTGCAAATCATAATAATTAAAATATAGATGATATTACTTCTTTTCATTTTATTTGCACTCGTATCAATTTTTTATATTTTTGATCCTAAAAATGAGATAATCAATATCACTATCCTTTGTTTACTGGCTTTAGTTTTAATCTTTGTTGCAGGTTTGAGAGATAAGAATATTGATAATGATTATTATGTATATTTTTATAAATGGAGGGTAAGTGATCTGAAAAGTGATGTTGAATACTCTTTTATAATTATTAAACATTTTATAAAAAATTATCTCAGACTGAATTTTACGTATCTCTTATTGACTTATGCTATATTGGGTGTTTCTGCAAAATTTTACGGTATTAAAAAGTTAAGTCCCTTTTTATACGGTTCCATTTTAATTTATTTAAGCCACTATTATATTCTTCATGAAATAACTCAAATCAGGATTGGCGTTGCGACAGGGTTTCTTTTAATCGGTTGTTTTTACATGTATAATAAAAATTATTTTATGTTTTTATTTTTCATGCTATTTGCAATCTTTTTTCATCAATCGAGTTCTATGGCTCTTTTTCTTATTTTAGTAGGGAATACTAAGAGAAACTTAAAGCCTTATCTCTTTTTAGTCCCTGTAGGCTATCTATTATATTTCTCTAATACCTATTTTAATGTTTCAATTCCGATTCCTTATTTTCAGGATAAAATTGATACTTATAAAGAGGCTACTGAAGCAGGCTTCATAAAAGATTCCGAGGTTAATGTATTTAATATTTTATTCTTATTGAGGATTGCTGTCCTTTATTTGCTTATTTATTTTCAAGAAAGGGTTGGTAGTCATTTACCATCATTCTATTTCTTTATAAAGATGTATGCCATTTCTTTATTTACTTTCCTTTTTTTCTCTGATATTCCTGTATTTGCTTTCAGGATTCAGGAGCTTTTCGGTGTTGCAGAAATTATTCTCTTTCCTTCAATTATATTTATTTTTGCAGAACGATTCAGATGGATAGGCAAACTCATTATCTGGTGTCTTGCTTTAGTGTTATTGCTTATAGATATTTACTATGTAAAACTGATTGCAAAATGAAAAAGATTGCTATACTGTTATCGACATATAATGGAGAAAAATTTTTGGAGCAACAGATTGAATCTTTATTAGTCCAGTCTTTTCAGAATTGGGATTTATTTATTCGTGATGATGGGTCTACAGATAGTACACTGTCAATTATTGAAAGATTTTGTACAAAATATAATAATATACATTTATTTGAATGTTCGGAAAATATAGGTGCCTGTGAATCATTTCTTTGGTTACTTAAAAATACGGATGCGGAATATTACATGTTTTGTGATCAGGATGATATTTGGCAGCCTGATAAAATCTCTTTATCATTAAATTTAATGAAAGAAACAGAATTGAAGCATACGGTTGGTTTGCCAATTTTAATTCATACTGATTTAAAAGTTGTGGACACCAACCTGAAAGAAATCAGTAGATCCTTTTGGAGTTATGCGAAATTGAAACAGCGTTATTTATCAGATTTTAATTACTTAGGAGTATGCAATGGTGTTACAGGATGTACTACATTGATCAATCAGAATGTCAAAGATATAGTTTTCCCGATAAACACCAAACCACCAATGCATGATTATTTTATAGCATTGAAAGTTGCTAAATATGGAAAAATAGTATTCTTAGATACTCCTACGATACTGTATCGTCAGCATCAAAAAAATGAGGTAGGAGCTACTAATATAAATGTCGGTTACTTTTTTTTAAGATTAAAAAAAATTAAAGAAACTATCCGAGATCAGATGGAAATGCATGCATTTTTAAAAGAATTCAATTATGGCTCCATGTTCAAATTTTACTATTTTAAACTAAGATATACCATAATTAGAAATATATGATTTCAGTATGCATGGCTACCTATAATGGTGAAAAATATATAAAGGAACAGTTGGATTCTATCTTGAAACAACTGAGCCAAAATGATGAGATCATTATTTCAGATGATGGGTCTAATGACGAAACACTTTCAATTATTGACCGCTATAACGATAGCCGCATAAAAGTTTATCATCATACTCCTAAAAAACAAAAATTCAAGTTTGGCTATGTTTCAAAAAATTTTGAAAATGCTCTGATAAGAGCTAAAGGAGATTTTATTTTTTTATCAGATCAGGATGATGTTTGGCTGGATGATAAAGTAACGCGGCAGGTTGGCGCCCTACAACATGCAGATCTCGTATTATCAGATTGCC
This genomic window contains:
- a CDS encoding GumC family protein, producing MDQKDTKEVSFKELINPYLKNWKYFVGTVFLLLIIALYIIKSTPPIYKIQTSVLIKDAKKMSSASGDFGILQTLGGFSGMGTNSIENELGVFDSKTIVEDVLKQHNFQTPIYTKQTFNDLELYGKTSPYIINIIQEKKDVDLPKKPINIKIRGNDVVLSSVEWKKDVVTAFNKTISLPFALIMISKNPDFQAPYKAKMSDIYFNYNTFEDTVDDFQKSLNVELLDKDGTIINLSVDFENKEKAKDFLNGLVRQYNVYAINDKNIESKKTKDFIDKRILLISNELGDVETQKEGFKSNNNIVDLPTEAKINLQLKEQSKAQLLEIGTQIELTKILRSSLDRKGTEDVLPLNIGLDNEAAGKAIQEYNTLVLQRNKYLQDATPDNPIVKSANRQIQEMKTSLAESLQKNAVSLEFAKKKVESQLGGSEQMIGKIPKQEKLFRSIERQQQIKESLYLLLLQKREEAAISMEITAEKARVIDKAFVFKKPVAPKKIIILGVFFALGIFIPFLFIYFKKLLQSTIINRGDLTKVTTLPVIAEIPKLKNKHHTLVSFNDISPMAEAFRILVTNLRFLLPLGEGPHIILVTSSVKGEGKTFVSTNLSTVLASARDKVLVVGADIRNPQLQRYNTSMKTAKGLTEFLSGEDITLSEVIHPSSYNDNCDFIYSGSIPPNPTDLLQNGKLDELLTLIKGLGKYKYIVLDTAPLLLVTDSFLISDKSDVVVFVTRSEVTERGYIEFLNNSVQDKKLKNVGIVLNDVSESNFGYGNKYGYGYQAEEKKWWQKFYR
- a CDS encoding flippase; amino-acid sequence: MKRVVSIKSNYALNVLRVGSGAAVGIITMPYLNRVLGAEHIGKVEYINTIINYFLLFTALGIPMYGIREISKTRYKPAEKARTLVELLLILGITTVISYCLLFGILYNLNYFASYRTIILILSSMIFLTNIGAEWYFQGMEDQLYITLRYVGVRILMVIFMFMYIKTPQDDHFYALCIVITSCGANILNFIILSKVIYKEKEDLKPLNIRKHIKPILMMFIATISVSIYMYIDYFLIGSIVGDKYVGYYSVANKLVRFIISFITIIGAVMLPRLSLLYNEDKEVYFKYLYKSFTFLLLASLPFTVYFLVFAKPIINLIAGTGFDASILTMRIISPLCIIVSIAYFMGFLILYPQNKEKIYTYATVISAIFSVGANFFAIKYYQHNGAAVIGVLSELIAIIIMFVFLRKEKMLPKDILSVNTYKIVLASLTMLLASVSIVFFFPEGMVFFLLSSFISWAIYLLMLVLLKEKETGRILHTLKFKLI
- a CDS encoding EpsG family protein, whose product is MILLLFILFALVSIFYIFDPKNEIINITILCLLALVLIFVAGLRDKNIDNDYYVYFYKWRVSDLKSDVEYSFIIIKHFIKNYLRLNFTYLLLTYAILGVSAKFYGIKKLSPFLYGSILIYLSHYYILHEITQIRIGVATGFLLIGCFYMYNKNYFMFLFFMLFAIFFHQSSSMALFLILVGNTKRNLKPYLFLVPVGYLLYFSNTYFNVSIPIPYFQDKIDTYKEATEAGFIKDSEVNVFNILFLLRIAVLYLLIYFQERVGSHLPSFYFFIKMYAISLFTFLFFSDIPVFAFRIQELFGVAEIILFPSIIFIFAERFRWIGKLIIWCLALVLLLIDIYYVKLIAK
- a CDS encoding glycosyltransferase family 2 protein, producing MKKIAILLSTYNGEKFLEQQIESLLVQSFQNWDLFIRDDGSTDSTLSIIERFCTKYNNIHLFECSENIGACESFLWLLKNTDAEYYMFCDQDDIWQPDKISLSLNLMKETELKHTVGLPILIHTDLKVVDTNLKEISRSFWSYAKLKQRYLSDFNYLGVCNGVTGCTTLINQNVKDIVFPINTKPPMHDYFIALKVAKYGKIVFLDTPTILYRQHQKNEVGATNINVGYFFLRLKKIKETIRDQMEMHAFLKEFNYGSMFKFYYFKLRYTIIRNI